One genomic window of Cannabis sativa cultivar Pink pepper isolate KNU-18-1 chromosome 2, ASM2916894v1, whole genome shotgun sequence includes the following:
- the LOC133034500 gene encoding uncharacterized protein LOC133034500: MENGEPRRSIRLNERAAVRDRARGRGRGSACGRGRGNQHVPAEAVIQENQNAPVNGQQPGQGGGNHEVPAGVVGQGHQNAPVGVPPQQEDLAQEVARLKEEIRKRDEEAHNRQEQSNQGQHQFLPVQYMPVPEGRWEPIYERFRKQHPPNFEGGSDPMEAEEWLRTVEGIVEYMRLGNGDSVACAASLLKKDARIWWDVIKQTRDVAAMTWADFVQVFNKKYYSEAIRSARVNEFTNLRQGKSTILSMLANLTISKKDNTARWEARKASNGGGDNKRKLPSNQHNEADKRNKIGSNNYKGKKPYVEYPLCPTCGRKHPGECRLKGKTCYKCGQPSHYKKDCPQKGDQLKDDKLVPARVFALTRGEAETSNTVVASRFLSLGKTMSCFI, from the exons ATGGAAAACGGTGAACCCAGAAGATCAATCCGGTTGAATGAAAGAGCGGCTGTAAGAGACCGAGCTAGAGGTCGAGGGCGAGGAAGTGCTTGCGGTCGAGGCAGGGGAAACCAGCATGTCCCTGCCGAGGCGGTGATCCAGGAGAATCAAAATGCCCCTGTAAATGGACAACAACCAGGTCAAGGTGGGGGCAACCACGAAGTCCCTGCTGGGGTAGTTGGTCAAGGACACCAAAACGCCCCTGTAGGGGTGCCACCACAACAAGAAGATTTGGCGCAAGAAGTTGCTCGTCTCAAGGAAGAAATTAGGAAGCGAGATGAAGAGGCTCACAACCGTCAGGAGCAATCCAATCAAGGACAACATCAATTTTTGCCGGTGCAATACATGCCTGTGCCGGAGGGTCGATGGGAACCaatatatgaaaggttccgcaagcaacACCCACCAAATTTTGAAGGGGGCTCAGATCCAATGGAAGCTGAGGAATGGTTAAGAACAGTGGAAGGTATTGTTGAGTACATGCGGCTCGGTAACGGAGATAGTGTAGCTTGTGCTGCTAGTTTATTGAAAAAGGATGCCCGCATCTGGTGGGATGTTATTAAACAAACACGGGATGTGGCCGCAATGACCTGGGCTGACTTTGTacaagtttttaacaaaaaatactaCAGTGAAGCAATACGCTCAGCTAGAGTTAATGAGTTCACGAACCTGAGGCAGGGTAAGTCTACGATTCTGAGTATGCTCGCCAATTTGACgattagcaaa AAAGACAATACAGCAAGGTGGGAGGCCAGAAAGGCCAGTAATGGAGGTGGTGATAACAAAAGAAAACTGCCAAGTAACCAACACAACGAAGCCGACAAGAGAAACAAGATAGGGTCCAATAACTACAAAGGGAAGAAGCCATATGTGGAGTACCCCCTATGCCCAACATGTGGTCGTAAGCATCCAGGAGAATGTCGACTGAAAGGCAAGACTTGTTACAAGTGTGGGCAACCGAGCCACTATAAGAAGGACTGTCCACAAAAAGGTGATCAACTCAAGGATGACAAACTTGTCCCAGCTCGAGTATTTGCACTAACCAGAGGGGAGGCTGAGACTAGTAACACCGTGGTTGCGAGTCGATTTCTATCTCTCGGAAAAACTATGTcttgttttatttga